One genomic segment of Acropora muricata isolate sample 2 unplaced genomic scaffold, ASM3666990v1 scaffold_754, whole genome shotgun sequence includes these proteins:
- the LOC136907918 gene encoding uncharacterized protein, with protein sequence MASLRQTREALLLSHAIEVIDEEEFLLLYDVNKSKNPSYPYWNYDAFDLDSMTDDECKSEFRFLKNDVYLLEETLDIPDAIKCYNGVVVDGVEALCIMLKRFSYPCRYVDMMPRFGRAVPQLSMISNRIGDIIFDDYGHLLRNLAQPWLSQAELKQFAESIHAKGAPLETCWGFIDGTVRPLCKPGQNQRALYNGHKRVHSIKFQSVVAPNGLIANLYGPVEGKRHDSGLLADSGLLNDLSRYSFAPDGTPLCIYGDPAYPLRVHLQGPFKGAALTPLEQHFNKSMSQVRVAVEWVFGDITNYFAFLDFKKNLKIGLSPVGKMYIVCSLLRNAHTCLYHSSTSEFFGIDPPAIEDYFS encoded by the coding sequence ATGGCTAGTCTAAGACAGACCAGAGAAGCGTTGCTTCTTTCTCACGCGATTGAAGTTATCgacgaagaagaatttttgctgttatacgaTGTCAATAAGTCAAAGAATCCAAGTTATCCTTACTGGAATTATGACGCTTTTGACCTGGATTCGATGACTGACGATGAATGCAAATCCGAATTTCGATTCCTTAAAAATGATGTATATCTGCTGGAAGAAACTTTGGATATTCCTGATGCTATCAAGTGCTACAATGGGGTTGTTGTGGATGGAGTGGAGGCGTTATGCATCATGTTAAAACGCTTTTCTTACCCGTGCCGATATGTTGACATGATGCCCAGATTTGGCAGAGCTGTACCCCAATTAAGTATGATTTCTAACCGCATTGGAGACATCATATTTGACGATTACGGTCACCTCCTTAGGAATTTGGCGCAGCCATGGCTATCCCAGGCAGAACTAAAGCAGTTTGCAGAGTCTATCCACGCGAAAGGAGCTCCTTTGGAAACCTGTTGGGGTTTTATCGATGGAACGGTTCGGCCACTTTGCAAGCCGGGCCAAAACCAGCGGGCACTTTACAATGGCCACAAAAGGGTTCATTCGATAAAATTTCAGTCTGTTGTGGCACCCAATGGCCTAATAGCAAACTTGTATGGTCCTGTTGAGGGAAAACGGCACGATAGCGGACTGCTTGCAGATTCTGGCCTACTTAATGACCTGTCACGCTACTCTTTTGCCCCAGATGGTACCCCTCTATGCATTTACGGCGATCCGGCATATCCTTTACGGGTGCATTTGCAGGGACCTTTTAAAGGAGCTGCTCTAACACCTCTGGAACAGCACTTTAATAAGTCCATGAGCCAAGTCAGGGTTGCTGTAGAGTGGGTTTTCGGAGACATTACAAACTACTTTGCCTTCTTGGACttcaaaaaaaatcttaaaatagGGCTTAGTCCAGTTGGCAAAATGTACATTGTTTGTTCTCTGTTGAGAAATGCACATACATGTTTGTACCACTCATCAACTTCTGAGTTCTTCGGTATTGACCCACCAGCAATTGAGGATTACTTCTCATAA
- the LOC136907781 gene encoding mRNA export factor GLE1-like: protein MAGSDVVPKTTPMEWTYEHDVMFCKEVRLMQPFKAKKGSPERGRIWNLIAESLNQIDKPKFKVNKRSVRERFNLLAEKYKTKIRNEEKASGISPEITELDMLLEEILALEEEMVTQIHAQDKVSEEKGKAQAQEMRKKALEKLGETQKRKADQGEEHVQQKKHRTSGTETIAYLRQRAEENMKIKVEEQQAQRDMQVSFQQQQQQMLHAFHKQSEQQHNALLALSQQQQQQNQMLLALIQKLVSK, encoded by the exons ATGGCGGGCTCTGACGTTGTGccgaaaac AACCCCTATGGAGTGGACGTATGAACACGATGTCATGTTTTGCAAAGAGGTGCGCCTTATGCAGCCTTTTAAGGCAAAAAAAGGCAGTCCCGAAAGAGGACGGATATGGAATTTGATTGCCGAAAGTCTGAATCAAATTGACAAGCCAAAGTTTAAAGTAAACAAACGTTCAGTAAGGGAAAGATTCAACCTGCTTGCGGAGAAGTACAAGACAAAGATTAGAAACGAAGAGAAAGCATCTGGTATCAGCCCAGAAATCACTGAGCTCGATATGCTACTGGAAGAAATTTTAGCCCTAGAGGAAGAGATGGTGACACAAATCCATGCTCAGGATAAAGTCtcagaagaaaaaggaaaagcacaAGCTCAGGAAATGCGAAAGAAAGCTCTTGAAAAACTGGGTGAAACTCAAAAGCGGAAAGCTGATCAAGGAGAGGAGCATGTGCAGCAGAAGAAACACCGAACCAGTGGAACTGAAACCATAGCTTATCTCAGACAACGGGCTgaggaaaatatgaaaataaaggtGGAGGAGCAACAAGCCCAGCGAGACATGCAGGTGTCattccaacaacaacagcagcaaatgCTACATGCATTTCATAAGCAGAGTGAACAACAACACAATGCTTTACTGGCCCTTtcacagcagcaacagcagcaaaATCAAATGCTTCTTGCACTCATTCAAAAACTTGTTTctaagtga